Below is a genomic region from Brassica oleracea var. oleracea cultivar TO1000 chromosome C9, BOL, whole genome shotgun sequence.
AACTTGCCCAACGTTCTACAATGAATTGGTGAATATTTGGTTGTAGACCTACCATCAATCAACTGCAACTCTGACTTCTCTGAAATGTCATATGAAAAACTTGCACAAATCACTAAAGAGTTTCTAAGAAGAATATATATATATACATTTCACATGTTGGAAGGTGATAAATGGGGAAACTTTTCTGAAAGAAACATAGCAACTATTTCTATGTTCCATTATCCTCTGAATTATACTATACTAATGTCAAGAACGAACCCAATATTATCTTAACAGACATGTAAAACATGGTCATATAACATTTTTTTTTGTAACTGGACATGGTCATATAACATGCAGATAAAAAGTTTCTTCTTATCATTTCCAATTTTTGCTATTTATTTATTTTTTACTTTGGTAATTACTCAAAATGAGTTATTGATGATGTAAGAACATGAACATTTACTACATTTAATTATGTAGCTGTGACTTGTGAGGGAAGAGATGATCTTGTAGTTTGGGTAAACCATTATAGTGAGTGTTGTTGATACATGATTTAGAACTAAATCTTTCCCGCCAAAAGAATAAAAAAACCGGTTAACGACTACCTCGGGTTAAGTTTAAACGGGCTGAGGAGAACTCGTAACGCGACGTCGGCCCATAAAGCCCGAGGTTTTTTGGAGAATTAATGAGTCAAATATCAAGAAGATTATTCTCCACATATTTTGGAATTGATAGTTATTAGTCAAAGCTAAAGAAGACGAGCACGTGCAACAAACCACTGGTTTCTTGCAACAGCTTTATTCTCATATAAAAGAAGCCTTTGAGCTAACAAGGAGAGGGGGAGTCCACAACCTGAACAGAGATAAAAAGCATATAAACAAAATAATAAAGAAACATGAAGGGGAAGAGAGACTTGAGACGCTTCATCCTCCACCAACACATGGTTTAATTGTTACCCCCATGTAATGATTAAACAGTTCTTCCATTACTCAATTACCAAACGAGAAAGAGAAACATTAGATTACTTCCACAAGTCAAAGACGTCTCCGTATCCACTAACGAGAAGGAATCCCCACAATCATCACGAGTTGGAGATCGAGCGAGCTTAGGTTGAAGAACACTCTAAGCTCGGCTTTACGACGTCTCTTTCAAGAACCGCGACCGACTTCCCGTTAGAGAACCGACAAACCCGACCTCTCATCTGAGGCTATATCCAACAAACCCGACCTCTCATCTGAGGCTATATCCGATGAAACCGACATCTCACTTGAGACCGATGAAACCAATATTGAACTACGTTTAGACTTGATCCCTTAACGAGTACGTAGGCAGCTCGGCATCGAGTTCAGTAGCGATCCTTCTTTCTTCCGATATCTCTATGATATTCGACCTACGAATATATAGTCCATTTTCGACGACTTAGACCTGATTATATCGTTGTGTTCTGAGGATATCGTTGCCCACGTTATTTCTTCCCCAGATTGAACTCCTGATCACTATCAAATACTTAGTGTAGATTTTTGGATCTACAAGTGTGTTTAATCTAGTTTCGCAATTGGTTTTTGTTTAAAATTTGATAGTTTTAAAAAATTTCTTTATTTTTTGAAATATATAATTTTAGTAAAAATGGCATTTAATTGTCATTTTAAAACTTTAAAATGGGAAAAGAAATGATAAAAATCGTGTGATTACAAAGTAACATTTTTACATCCACTGGCAACATATATATCACTGGTAGACCGTAGATGTTTAGCCATTTATTCCCTCGCACATGAATAAATAGTACATATATATGTATATATTTATACATATTTATCAATACATCCACTCAGTTGAAATAAAAACGGAAAAAAAAAACATTATGGCAAGGACAATAATATTTATTGATATTAAAAAATCGACAAACTAAATAGTGGACGTTGTTTCGTTGTTTTATTCTTCCATATGTAACAACAAAACAACTGCCCTTTAACTTTTGTTGTGTTTTTAGCACTGACTTCATATCAATGACACAAAAGTAGATACGTCATGAACACGTGGCCACATTTTAGTTGTACCTGAAAGTGAGACCATAACCACCTAACTTGTCATCCACTAAGGCTGACAATCTTTCGGCCTGTGGTGGCGAGAGATAGTTAACCCAATCACTCACTTCTCCTTTCCTGAACAAGTGCCTATTCTCAAAGTTCTTGATCGATTTGCTTGACTTGTTCACCTCCAGCTTCTTTAGATTCTCGAAGCTGCACAGATCCGAGATTGAATGCACCACACCTTTTTGTTCCTCTTCTTCCGTGAAAGGAACGTCCAAGAAGCTTGCAAGCTTCTTCAAGTTAGACTCCATGTCTTGTTTCAGATCTTCGTAACGTAAGAACAAGACTTTCTCTGGTGTCCTCAAGCTCTCTTTCCAGTATCCCAACATGTGTTCCCAAAACGGTCCGAACCCGATCACCCCTCGGCAGTACAGATCAAACCCTTCTTCTAACGAGACGGGACTCACTGCCTCCGACTTTATGTTGTTGATGTAATGCCACGAGGAGATGAATGTGTCGAACGGGTTTCGGCAAAAGTACACCACCTTCACGCCTGGTTCCTCGATGGAGTCCTTGAGGGAACCGAAAGGGACGTGGGTTGCGAATGTTCTCGGACTGGCTAAACCGGAGAGATCAGGAACATCACCGTTCTCGTAAAGCTTGTACTCGAAGAAAGGTACGAGGTCATGAGGGTTTGATGTGAGGAGTGGGTGGTCGGTGGTTGAAGAAACCGGATCAAACCGGTGTCGGTTAAGTACAGTAAAAGTTAAAGCTTTTAACCAAGTCGTACCGGATTTTGGTATGGTGGCCAGAACGACATCATTTTGAAGGGACTTGAAATGTTTCTGGAAGGACATGATAGCTTGAATCTCTTTGGATTGGCACCAAAACCCTTGGAATAGGTAAAGGTAACGAGTTCTCCAACCCCTCTCCTTGGGAAGAGACTCCAACATCTCTTGGAACTCGTAGCTTTGCACTTCTTCTTCTTCTCCTTCTCCTTCTCCTTCTTGGTGTTTTGGGTCTCCGCTTTTGCCTTCTTCCTTGAGGAGCTCGAGCTTGTGACAAACGTTGAAATTTGGGATGGCCATTAGTGGAATGGTCTTGATGATGCTTGAGCTCGCCATTGTCTTTGTCTTATATATATAAAGAACAAAGTTTTTTTTTTAATTATTTTGTTTGAAACTTTGGGTTTTGTTTGATATATTTTTCGCGAGTAAGTTGCCTGTTTATATAATATAACGCAAGTGCATGAGTTGTGTTGCGTAGAGAAGAGAGCAGCCTCTAATTTTCATCGTTCACGTGGGAAATAACTAAGCGGCGTGTGGGAATTTTAGTTTGGCCCACTCTATTTGTACAACTTTCTAATAAGAGTGCTATGTCATTGTCTGTATACTCCGTCATTGTCTGTATACGCCTTAGAGTTAGTGTAAGGTTTAGTTGCAGCTTTCTAATTTATTATTCTCGTTTGGTTTTGGTCCTAAAATTGTCGGCAGAAACAACTTCAGAAAATAAGTTCTGAAATTAACAGCTGAACAATTATTATCTATGTTTTAATGTGTACTTATTCATAAGATATTTACTGTTTAAAACATAAATGTTGTAGTTAACTTTAATTTATTGGAAACTGTATAACTAACTGTATTCTACAAATTTTATATATGGTAAATTATTTGGAATTTATTTATTTAATAATATTTTTAAATATATGTTTCAGTTGCTCAAAAAATATGTTTCTTAATATTTATGCTTTTAAACGCAGCATCGTATCTTTTTGAAACATGAAAATATGATCATCTTTTCTTAAGATCACCAAGGCAGTCACTTTCTATAAAGTGGATTAGCAATAATCGTTTTCAATAACTTGACTTTATTCATGATAATCGTTTATTTCAACAATGGAAAATAGGTTCTCATTTTATATCAATAACTTGACTTTTCAACTTTAATGATATTGAATGGAACAAATTAGCTGTCACAAAAATGAAATGGAATAAAATATCAAGCGATAAGGGCCAGTAGAACATTGGTTGAAAATGAAGTAACGTTTTATTAATAACACGCATTTACTGTGCTCGACTATAATAATATGGTCAGAACTTGAAATCCATATTCATATGCTATCAGCTATATGAGCTATCTCATGGTGTATGTATATTAATGTACCAAATTGGCATTTGGACTCCCTTTTCCCCTTAATTACAGCAACCCTTTGGACTCTACTCCCAAATCATCAAACAATGAAAGTTTGGTGTACTTGTTGAATTTAAATTTTGTGATCGACTTGATTTTTAGCCCTATATCCACATTCAATTCTTGTTTTTGTTGCAATTTGACATTTTACGGGTGCTCAACTTCTTGTTTCTTCTTTCTAGGTTGGTTTCAATCTATACATTTTCCATCCAAATTCTCACTCTTCTTTTCATCCTTTGTGGGGCTAGTAAGCTTTTGTTATCTCCAGTGGTACACAATTCTGTAAGAATCCGTGTTCAAGACATATCATGCTTTGCCATCAAGTTTTTAGACACTCAACACTGGTAAACGTCGACCCAAGAGATAACATTACATGACTGTCATGGGTCCATAAGTCTATTTCTAGCTTTTAGAGAACAAATTAGCTACAAATTAAATTAAGAGAAATATCCTTAATAGCTCTTTTTAGTTCATTTTCATAAAAATAGACCTCAAGGAATAAAAATGACCAAAATGAGTTTTATTAAAGGGTAAATATGCATTTGTATTCAAGGGTTAACTAATCTAGATTTAGAGTTTTAAGGGATGGGGTTTTGGGGATATGGTTTCAAATTAAAAAAAAAAAAAAAAATTAAAATTTTCAAAACAAAAATGTGTTATTTTGGTCATTTTATTTTTTGAGTGATATTTTTATGACAAAAACTTTAAAAAATCTATTTGAGAGAATTGCCCTTAAATTAATATGTGTAATAACCGAGTTGAAGGCCTACACTTACTTTGATTGGTATTATTCTGGTTACTAACGTAGATATGCATCACGCTTAATTAAGATGTCGATTGAGTTTTCCAAATTTGTAGTATTATTCTGGTTATTTACGATGTATGCATCACCCTCAACATGTCGACTGGATTTTCCTAATTTGGACAGAGATATATAAGAGACGGCGGCGAACTACGGTTATAGCTACATTACAAATAACAATGGGTACGTTGTGGATCTTTTGTTAAAGCGAAAGCACTTATTAACAGTGTATATCTTACATTATATGATTTTCAAGATTTGTCTAAAGCGATGAATATATTACATGCTTTATAACGATCAACATGGGCACTTGATTTAATTTTGTATTTTTCCTTTCAACTTGAGATCGTTGTTTATTTGTGGGCTATCGACATAAGAAAGATCTTTTCGACCCCAAAAATATTTATTAGGAGTTTCTCATTTTCAGGTGTTTTGGTTTACATTCATCGAGAGATTATAAAAATAAAATAAACTAGAAAGATGGATATTAAAAATGTAACTATTTTCAAACTAAAATATATTTTTTAATCATTTAGCATTTTTTTAAAGTACCAAATTAATTGTTTATCTTCTAAAATTTTAATTAAAATATTATCATATGATTTTAATTATTTCCTTATTAACATTTTTAATGAAATTTTTGATAACATTTCTAAAAGGGAAACAAACGTTTTCAGATTGAAGTTTTTAGAAAATGAGGAACAGACTTTGGATAGAATTTCGATATAAATCTAGGTTATAATTAAGAGTTTGTCTCTAATCCTAAATACATTTTCAGACCATAAACTTGACCAAACTGTTATCATTTTTTTTTACTAAAGGCTTTGCTATGAAAATTTTCATTTGTAAAAGAAAAAAGAAGATTAAGGTGATACGATTGGCCAGAGTCGTGCCCACCTTGAAGTGAAAAAGGCATTTGCCTAGGGCCCCTTTATAATGTCAAAATTTTGGGGCCCCTAATTTCTATTTTTTTGTATTTAGTAAATATAATTAGTTAGATTTTTACCATATTTGAGATTCAGTTTTTGTTTGAAACCATTTTTGTTATAATCTGTTTTAATTAAAATCCTAGAGACTTTAATTGTTTTTTAAAGTCATCAATTTCAAAGTTCTAGCCCATGCAAATTAGGATGATTTGTTGAAAATATCACAGAAATAAAACTTGATGCAATTTTATTGATTTTTAAGGTCTTATATATTATTATCTAGTTATACATATTTTGTATATGTAAACATCTTATATAGTAACTTAGTTTTAGAAACTGAAATATTCTTAAAAGTATCAGCATTTTAATAAAGAATTCTAACCTTTATTTTTATGTTACTAAATTAATATTTTCCATCCCATTTTATATACTATGATAATTTGGTGAAATTTTCAATGAACCAATATAAATTAATAAAAAAATTTACATTCTATACTTTGTGTATCACTTTTTATTTTCTAATTTTTAATCCATGTGGCAAAAATAAGTTGTTTTGAACTATTTCATTTTAAATATAATACTCATAAAATTATGTAAACAAAAAATATTATCTCGCCTCATGCCCCTATATCTCTTCGCACGGCACTGCGATTGGCAATACCAAATTTTAGGTTCACATCAGTTTGGATATCAATCTTATTTGTTTGTTAAACCAGCATATCCGTCGGGCATTATCTCTTTTGATTTTTTTTTTCTTTTGACAACCGGTGGTAGATCTACATGGGAGATGGTGTGTAACATGACACCTCTTAAAAGTGAATAAATTTATTTGTATGGCAAAATTTTGAATAATAACTAGGTCTATTGGTAGAGATACCCATTTGACACCTCTTCTTTCTAATGACACCTTTAAAACTTTTATCTTCTTAGATCAATAGTTTGACACATATAAAGTTAATTTCTGGATCCTCCACTGAGAGCAACATTAGTGGTTAAATTTTTCAACCACAGTTTCTACACTTTATTATAACAATATTGTAGCATATTTAGTTTTGTAATTAAATTTTAATGTTTTAAAAAAAAATTGTACCAATAAACAAGTGACAAGTAGAGAGATGATACTATCCCAAAACTTCAACGTTTCTTCGGTGATAATCAATTCTCATGTTACACAACACCAAGATCAAAGAACTCCTCGTGCATCTACTACATTCAGTCAATATTTTAATAATTTTGGTGGATCCGAAAATAACCTACATGATTATTAAGTTATTTTAATCAATATTATATTAAGTTTGTCTTATGTTTAAAGTTGTTAATTGTTGTATTAAGTTTGTTGTGTTTTTTCTTAACTTTGTATTAATTATGTATCTCAAAGGTATTGTTTTCTATTTTATTTTCTTTTAATTATATATTATAATTTATAAAATTATAAATTATATTTTAATAACTAATTATTGGTAATTATATTTTAAGAAGTTTAATCAGTATATACATATTGGATATAAAGTTATAAAAGTTATGTTTAGTGTTAGTGTTTTGTTTATATATAAAATAAAAATTATAAAAAAATAAATAGCCATTATGTAAATAAAAAAAATTGACATCAAAATGAATTTGTGAATAGTACTCTCTCAGAAATGATGTAATATTGTTTATATACTCATTTTTTCTTTCAAAATGATGTATGAGATGAATTTTCTTCACTTTTCGATGTTTTTCTTCGTTATGATGCACATTTGGAAATGTCCTAAAGACGAATCATATTCTCTTGAAGCACACTAACAGTCCCGTATTATTGAACCACTCCACTCCACTCCATACCCACGTGGTACCACGCTCACTTCCTCGTGGACTAACATGTGACAATAATATCTATAGGGTATTCAAGAGTCATTGTCATAAGAAAGTCGTTTAAAGATAACTACAATATGGCATTGGTAAGAAAATATTATTCAAACAAAATAACTGGATCGAAACTATTTAAAAAAAAAACTAGTTACCGAAAGCCAAAATTTTATCAAATTAGTATTGTACTTGATTTGAAATTTAATATATGTTCAAATATATTTTGCTGCCCTACCTATTCTTTTGTAGATCATGTTTTACTATATGTGATATATGAAAGACAATTTGTTTTCCTTTTAAGTAAAGCTAGTTAACAAAAACAAAAAGTAAACAGGTAATCAACTACTAGTATATAGAACAGTTTATATATCTTTTTTTTTTAACATTTTATATATCGACATGCCATTAAAGGCTCATAGCCTGTATTTAAACAAAAAAAAGGCACATAACCTGTATTAGATGCGCTGATGCACTAAGGGAAATGGAGCCTACATTGCTTTCTAAGAGTATATCATATGCTTTTTTGTATTGTATAAGTCGACAATTATAGACAAGCAAATGTGTGACATACGACCTACTTTAATGGAGGAGGATATATATCTCTTTCATTACGACTCTAAACCACATCCGTGAACCGTGACAATATTTTTTCCCCTCGTGTTTATCGAGTAAAGATCATGATGGGTCAAAATTCAAACTAATATTGTTACTTGGAATATTTGGTAAATAAGTCACGTGGGATAGATATATAATAGCTAAGTTTTGAACATTAGCCACCGGAGATAATCAGTTGAAAGAGTGCTTCTAAGTGTATCTTCTTATGTTGAAGATTGTGAATTGTTGGTTGCAACATGAAGAAGACTTAAAACTCTTCTTTGGGTTTGAACACAAAAGGAGATGAAAGACTCTGAGACGCATAGAAGGTTCAAAACCTTAGTAGAGATGAACTTTAATTCACCCACAAAAGGAGATGAAAGACTCTGAGACGCATAGAAGGTTCAAAACCTTAGTAGAGATGAATTTTAATTTGTAAGCTCAAGAAAAGGAGCTTGTCGGATTGAGAAACAGAGGATGTGTTATGCACAATATGGGAAGTGTAACTTGCTGTTAAAAGTCGGTTATGAGACGATGACGTGTCAATGTCTCATTAGTTCCAAGATGTTACTTTGGCGTGAAGCAAAGAAGATTTGGAAGATTTGGGCTTATCACAATAATTAGGCAACTAGG
It encodes:
- the LOC106316157 gene encoding cytosolic sulfotransferase 15-like codes for the protein MASSSIIKTIPLMAIPNFNVCHKLELLKEEGKSGDPKHQEGEGEGEEEEVQSYEFQEMLESLPKERGWRTRYLYLFQGFWCQSKEIQAIMSFQKHFKSLQNDVVLATIPKSGTTWLKALTFTVLNRHRFDPVSSTTDHPLLTSNPHDLVPFFEYKLYENGDVPDLSGLASPRTFATHVPFGSLKDSIEEPGVKVVYFCRNPFDTFISSWHYINNIKSEAVSPVSLEEGFDLYCRGVIGFGPFWEHMLGYWKESLRTPEKVLFLRYEDLKQDMESNLKKLASFLDVPFTEEEEQKGVVHSISDLCSFENLKKLEVNKSSKSIKNFENRHLFRKGEVSDWVNYLSPPQAERLSALVDDKLGGYGLTFRYN